AATTCAAACTAAATTAACCGAATACCTGCTCGGCCCGTACTGTAGCCAGTGACGCCCGGTACGCAGCAAGGACGTGTGTGGCATGCTCTGCGGTGCATTTTGGCCCGCTCCACCTACCAAACATGAGGTGTCGACAAATGCTCATTACTGAACCTTACATTTAACaaactttgcttttatatttcacATCCATATACTAAGCATTGATAAGTTTCTTTCGTTTGTTAgtttggcatatttttaattatatgaaagaGACAAATAACGAGAACTCAATAATGGCAAGGGGCCCTGAGTGCACTGGCGGTAGAGGCGGCCTCACAACAGGGCATAATTGTGGGAACCTTGAATAGGCCCATAGCTGCACCAACAAGAGTGCTCCTCCAATCTGCATCGCATCCTTCTTCGATGCACCACAAAGTTGCCTATACAGCCAGGCCAATGCTGCACTACCCCAGCTATACCGTCTCGCATTGCTGACTGGGTTGAGCAACTGTAGAGGCAGCAGTGAGACCCGGTCCGCAGACCTGTCCATGAACAAGAGGGCCCCCATCCGTACAAGTAGGTGGTAGCGGGCATGTTGCTGCAAGACTTCGTCAGCAGCGTCCACAACTAAGGGATCGGCAAACTGTGCATCAAGCCAGGTGTATCTTATCCTCGCCCCAGCAAGGGTAGACTTGTTTGAGTTTGGTATCGGGGGTGGAGGTTTATGGCCCAACAACTGTTCGCACAGCTCACTCCATTTGTAGTCTGTCTTCCCAGTGACAGGCAACCCATCCACCGGAAGCCCCAGCATCACCTCCATATCTTGCAAGGTGATACCCATTTCTCCATGGGGTAAGTGGAACGTGTGCGTCTCCGGACGCCACCGCTCAACCAACGCCGTGATCAAGGCGTGGTCGACCTCCATATCAGGAACCTTGAATAAACCAATCAACCCTGCTGC
This genomic stretch from Quercus robur chromosome 4, dhQueRobu3.1, whole genome shotgun sequence harbors:
- the LOC126722414 gene encoding serine/threonine-protein phosphatase 7 long form homolog, which produces MSDMQPYIDRVRPGPDVDTQLAQQPNHRSSPLWRCAADEEAPGMIKVRRRKCVLPQGGLDPRIMQHIDAAGLIGLFKVPDMEVDHALITALVERWRPETHTFHLPHGEMGITLQDMEVMLGLPVDGLPVTGKTDYKWSELCEQLLGHKPPPPIPNSNKSTLAGARIRYTWLDAQFADPLVVDAADEVLQQHARYHLLVRMGALLFMDRSADRVSLLPLQLLNPVSNARRYSWGSAALAWLYRQLCGASKKDAMQIGGALLLVQLWAYSRFPQLCPVVRPPLPPVHSGPLAIIEFSLFVSFI